GATTTGAGGTCCGACTGGGCAGCTTTTCCGGACCGCTTGATTTGCTCTGCCATTTGGTGGAATCCCGCGAGATGGACGCGCTGAAGCTGAATCTCACGGAGCTTGTCACGCAGTACATAAACTTTCTCGTGCAGGCGAAGGGGGCTACCCTCAACGAAATGGCTGAGTTTTTCTCCTTCGCGAGCCGCTTGCTGCTGCGCAAGGTGCATTCACTGTTTCCGGGGCAGGAGCCGGAGGAGCCCGACGACTCCCTCGCCGGTGATTATATCGAGACGGAGGAAGAACTCGAAGCGATCATCAGGAGGTATCGCCCTTTTCGCGCCGCGGCGCGCCGGCTGGCCGCCGCTAAGGAACGGCGCGAGCGATGTTTCCTGCGCGTGACGGACGAAGAGGACAATTATTATTACGATATCGGTGATCTTGAGACGCTCGCCGCGAAGTGGTGGGAGATACTGGCCCTCTATGAGGAGCGGACGCGCGCCGCGGAATACGAGGAGGACACGGTGCTTTGGGACGAGATCCCCGACGCGGTCCCCGAGGAGCGGCAGATCGAGGAGCGCATGGACGAACTGCTCCGCATCGTACGCGGGCGGCGGCTCTCTCTGAGAGAGCTGCTCTCCGACAGGAACCCGAAGACGCTGATCGTCACCCTGCTGGCGCTGCTTGAAATGTCGCGCCTCGGTATGGTGCATATCATACAGACGGAGACACTTGGAGGTGTTGAGATTGCCGCAGATTGAAGAAAATGAAAATATGGGGCTTCTCGAACGGCAGATAGAGGCGCTGCTTTTTGTTTCGCCGCAGCCGGTCTCATCGGTGACGATGGCCGACCATCTGGGGGTCTCGCCCGAACGCGTGGATCGCGCCGTTGCCGCGATAAAGAGCCTCTATGCGAAGGGCAGAGGGCTGACGCTGCTGAACCTGGCCGGCGGCTGGCAGATGGCGACGGCCCCCGACCTTGCCGACACTGTGGAGAGCTTTTCCGCCTACCTTTCGATGCAGCGTATCAGGCTGTCGCGCGCGGCTCTTGAGACGCTCTCCGTGATCGCCTACAATCAGCCGATCACGATGGCGGAGATCGAGGAGATCCGTTCCGTGCGATGCGACCGTGTCGTCGAAACGCTGCTGAAAAACGGCCTTATCGACAGGCCTCGCCGCGAGAACAGGAGAAAATCATTGCGGCGCTACCGTACCACCAACAAATTTCTTGAAATATTCGGGCTCTCCAGCATCAGCGCGCTGCCGACGCTGGAAGAGCTGCGCGAGGAGTGCGAAGCGGACGAGGAGCTTTCCGCCATTGGCGACGGAGAGGCTTCGTGCGGGGAAGGGGAGAGTGAGCTGGGCGATGAGTGAGGAAAACGTCCGCCTTAACAGATATCTGGCTATGTGCGGCGCGGGAGCGCGCCGTAAGGTCGAAGAATATATAACCGCGGGACGGGTAAAGATAAACGGCGAGACCGTATGCGAGCCGGGCCGTCAGGTGGTCCCGGGCGACAGCGTGGAGCTCGACGGCCGTGCCGTCGCACCCGTGGAACAGCGCTATCTTATCTTTCATAAGCCGAAGGGCGTTCTCTGCGCCGTCGAAGATTCGCGCGAACGTACGGTGATCGACATTTTGCCGCCGGAGCTGGACCGTTTCCGTCTCTTCCCCGTAGGGAGGCTCGACCGCGACAGCGAGGGGCTCATCATCCTTACTAACGACGGGATATTCTCCCAGGAACTGATCCACCCGAGGAACGGCTTTACGAAGACCTACGAGGTCGAGCTGCGCAAGCCGCTGGACGAGGAGCGCCTCATACGCTGGAGCGGGGGCGTGCGGGCGGAGGAACATTTTCTCAAACCGATATCCGTGCGCCGCATGGGGCGTACGCCGCTTCAATGCTGGTTCGAGGTGGTGTTGGGCGAGGGTGTCAAACGCGAAATACGCCTGATGGCGAGAGCGCTCGATAACGACGTCCGCCGCCTCTTCCGCAGGAAGATAGGCAAGCTCACATTAAAGGATCTTCCGTCCGGGGAATTCCTCTCCGTGGAGCGTGACGCCCTCTGGGACTATATCAAAAACGGCAGGACCGTATAACTGGAGCGGGGATAATAGTATCAACGCTCCCTGCTTTTATATTGCGGCGTCCCTAAGAGGGCGGCACCTGACCGCCGGTCGCTCCTGGCAGATACTTCGCGCCTATTCATTCAGCATTCCCTCAGGCCAGCTTTCATTTTCCCTGAGGTGTCTCAGCGCGTGCGCGATGTTGCTCTTGAGCTCGGGGATCTCCTTTTCGAGCGAGGCGACTATCTCCTTCGTGCTTTTGCGCTTCGACTTGTCGCCGTAGGGACAGCAGGAGCTTATCACCGGCAGCGCGAGCCGTTCCGCCTCTAATCTTATCCGGCGCTCCTCAACGTAGACAAAAGGGCGGATGACGCGTATCCCTGTGCGGCTCATGTAAAGGTGGGGGTGGAAGCATTTGAAGCGCCCGCCGTAAAAGAGGTTCATCAAGACCGTCTCCGCCGCGTCGTCCTTATGATGGCCGAGGGCGATCACGCCGCAGCCAAGCTCCTTCGAGCTGTTGGCGAGGATGCCGCGCCTCATGTTCGCGCAGAGGCTGCAGGGGGAGCGTTCGTCGCGTTCCTTCATGATCTGGTACGTCGGATGTTTTATGATCGTCAGCGGAATGCCGAGCGTCTCCAGATATTCAGCCAGAAGCTCCGGCTCCATCGCGCCGTTGGATTGGTCTATGAGGCAGGCCCGCAGCGAAAAGCGCACTGGGCTGCGTTTTTTCAGCGCCGCCAGCGCCAGCGCCAGCAAAAGGCTGTCTTTTCCGCCCGAAAGTCCGATCAGTATGCTGTCATTGGGGCGTATCATGCTATAATCCCTTATGGCTTCTCCTGTGAAGCGCGATATTTTTTTTGATAAGGGATAAAGTTCCTCAAAGTTCTGTTTCAGAAAAAATGCCTCCTTTAGGCTGGTGTAACTGATATAATTTTATAATCCTATCACAGAATGTCTCATAATGAGCGGAAGGGATGGCGGCATGAAAAAAAATAGGATAATTCTCGCGGATACAAACTCACTATTTACAGACGCGCTTCGCTTTGTGCTTGCGCAGGAAGCTGATTTTGAGATAGAGACGCGAAACGAGACCGATGCCGACGCCATCCGCGGAATCCTTGCCGCCAGGCCGGATGTGATGGTCATACACCAACTGCGGCCGGACTCAGGCGTGGTCCAGATACTGCGCGAAGTTAAGCGCCGCCTGAAAGACATGCACATCCTCTTTATTGTAAGGGAGACCACCGCCGAGCTTTTCTCGCTTGCTAGCGAGAGCTCCAGCGTGGGCATCATGTCTGAAAGCACCGACCTGCGGGAATTCATGAACGCCCTTAGCGCCGTCTCCCGCGGCGAGCGTTATATCAGCAAGTACATCCTTTCCGCGGTCGGCGCGCAGGACGAGGACGAATTTTACGACGACCCGCTGAACGAGATAACGCCGCGCGAGCGCGAGGTGCTCTACTGGCTGTCCCACGGCCTGACAAACAAG
The window above is part of the Cloacibacillus evryensis DSM 19522 genome. Proteins encoded here:
- a CDS encoding segregation and condensation protein A, whose protein sequence is MEEEKTVENSGENKAAGFEVRLGSFSGPLDLLCHLVESREMDALKLNLTELVTQYINFLVQAKGATLNEMAEFFSFASRLLLRKVHSLFPGQEPEEPDDSLAGDYIETEEELEAIIRRYRPFRAAARRLAAAKERRERCFLRVTDEEDNYYYDIGDLETLAAKWWEILALYEERTRAAEYEEDTVLWDEIPDAVPEERQIEERMDELLRIVRGRRLSLRELLSDRNPKTLIVTLLALLEMSRLGMVHIIQTETLGGVEIAAD
- the scpB gene encoding SMC-Scp complex subunit ScpB; this encodes MLRLPQIEENENMGLLERQIEALLFVSPQPVSSVTMADHLGVSPERVDRAVAAIKSLYAKGRGLTLLNLAGGWQMATAPDLADTVESFSAYLSMQRIRLSRAALETLSVIAYNQPITMAEIEEIRSVRCDRVVETLLKNGLIDRPRRENRRKSLRRYRTTNKFLEIFGLSSISALPTLEELREECEADEELSAIGDGEASCGEGESELGDE
- a CDS encoding pseudouridine synthase; its protein translation is MSEENVRLNRYLAMCGAGARRKVEEYITAGRVKINGETVCEPGRQVVPGDSVELDGRAVAPVEQRYLIFHKPKGVLCAVEDSRERTVIDILPPELDRFRLFPVGRLDRDSEGLIILTNDGIFSQELIHPRNGFTKTYEVELRKPLDEERLIRWSGGVRAEEHFLKPISVRRMGRTPLQCWFEVVLGEGVKREIRLMARALDNDVRRLFRRKIGKLTLKDLPSGEFLSVERDALWDYIKNGRTV
- a CDS encoding tRNA 2-thiocytidine biosynthesis TtcA family protein, with amino-acid sequence MIRPNDSILIGLSGGKDSLLLALALAALKKRSPVRFSLRACLIDQSNGAMEPELLAEYLETLGIPLTIIKHPTYQIMKERDERSPCSLCANMRRGILANSSKELGCGVIALGHHKDDAAETVLMNLFYGGRFKCFHPHLYMSRTGIRVIRPFVYVEERRIRLEAERLALPVISSCCPYGDKSKRKSTKEIVASLEKEIPELKSNIAHALRHLRENESWPEGMLNE
- a CDS encoding response regulator transcription factor; the encoded protein is MKKNRIILADTNSLFTDALRFVLAQEADFEIETRNETDADAIRGILAARPDVMVIHQLRPDSGVVQILREVKRRLKDMHILFIVRETTAELFSLASESSSVGIMSESTDLREFMNALSAVSRGERYISKYILSAVGAQDEDEFYDDPLNEITPREREVLYWLSHGLTNKEIAQRMILSEKTVKNHVSHLLKKLDLTDRTKAAALAWKEGLPQIAEEFFSLPAVQPMLK